The bacterium genome contains the following window.
TCACCAGAGAAGTTTGTCGGTTGGCTTGCTGCAATTGCGCGCAATGAATGCCGGATGTGGCTGAGAAGACGTGTTTCACAGCCAATCATACTGGGGCTTGGTGAAGGAGATGAGGCAAACCATCCATATACGTCGGCTGCGGCCAGGCAGTCGCGTGAACTGATGCGGCGAAATGCAATCCGGGAGGCCATATTCGATGCCCTTGCGGTTCTCAATGATCAGCAGCAAAGCGTAGTCAGAATGCATTACCTCGAGGGATATGACTATCGCGAGACTGCCGAACTGTTGAGTGTTCCTATATCCGTGGTGCGGGGCCGGTTGGACCGCGCCAGAAATACTCTGAGAAAGGAACTCAAGGATATGATGGTTTCAGCCAACTCATGGAAACTGCAAAAGAAAGACATGGATACGATACGGCTTGCGGCGTCGTTTGTTCGTTTGGATCCGCCAAGTCCGATAAGCGCATTTTATTTTACGGGTGAAGGTAGCATTGTCTGCACTGACGGCTGCAGACTGCTGCACTATGGTTCTTCATCTATCGATATGACGCCAAATGTGCTGATGAATGCCGATCTGGCAAGAACACTTCGAGACAAGTATGCTGACGTGAATAAAGGCACGCTTTCATTTGGGGATGGTAAGGCCGGACTTCGGCTGTCCGATGGTGATGTGATAGAGACGCAATTACTTGACGGAGAATTTCCA
Protein-coding sequences here:
- a CDS encoding sigma-70 family RNA polymerase sigma factor codes for the protein MIADEQLIARARRADRSAFDELVRRHFSMVRRIAQGFASIEEDVNDLVQETFITAYDRLHQLDSPEKFVGWLAAIARNECRMWLRRRVSQPIILGLGEGDEANHPYTSAAARQSRELMRRNAIREAIFDALAVLNDQQQSVVRMHYLEGYDYRETAELLSVPISVVRGRLDRARNTLRKELKDMMVSANSWKLQKKDMDTIRLAASFVRLDPPSPISAFYFTGEGSIVCTDGCRLLHYGSSSIDMTPNVLMNADLARTLRDKYADVNKGTLSFGDGKAGLRLSDGDVIETQLLDGEFPNWRLIIPPEWQLRIRAKSGHWLQALDLLKKQRDGGLIETDPAWPSRLLMVLCPEDRRIVLRQGQDPVDSQSLAREISVWFPADYSAGGPDTIIAFNADYLQEAIAILGLETEQIVELYINPPNPMPGPILTKPLDSEDVWVMTMPMAGTTHRCPVPEKTAS